From Mytilus edulis chromosome 9, xbMytEdul2.2, whole genome shotgun sequence, the proteins below share one genomic window:
- the LOC139489416 gene encoding tripartite motif-containing protein 66-like has translation MASIKRVPCGPCHERIANKKAEIWCYNCNEGLCSTCSSQHKISKSSRGHKTNDIKSYKPSIRAINTECDKHGQQLNLYCPGNLMPCCDECILTCHSNCTGIKSLASVVEETKMEKSKKPLEKNINSILDILNKIETNKIGNVKRGDQQCYSIRGRIAEFRNKINEHLDKLEKKLCQEAETVLNKEKSEG, from the coding sequence ATGGCATCAATTAAACGTGTACCATGTGGGCCTTGTCACGAAAGAATAGCAAACAAAAAAGCTGAAATCTGGTGTTACAACTGTAATGAAGGATTATGCTCAACATGTTCAAGTCAACATAAAATATCTAAATCGTCACGTGGTCATAAAACCAATGATATTAAAAGTTATAAACCCTCTATCCGAGCCATCAACACAGAATGTGACAAACATGGCCAACAACTCAACTTGTACTGCCCTGGTAATTTAATGCCTTGCTGTGATGAATGTATTCTTACTTGTCATTCCAATTGTACTGGGATAAAAAGTTTAGCTAGTGTAGTAGAAGAAAccaaaatggaaaaatcaaaaaaacctttagaaaaaaatataaactccaTCTTAGACatcttaaataaaattgagaccAACAAAATAGGAAATGTCAAAAGAGGAGACCAACAGTGTTACAGCATCAGAGGCAGGATTGCAGAAtttcgaaataaaataaatgaacatttaGACAAACTAGAGAAGAAGTTATGTCAAGAAGCAGAAACCGTCCTGAATAAAGAAAAATCAGAAGGATGA